In a single window of the Micromonospora inositola genome:
- a CDS encoding branched-chain amino acid ABC transporter permease, translating to MTDSMVDAPPAAVPAELTPARRRWHGLRPYLPLLALVVAAIVPYSTVNLPGVFEGPLNSPGTLQLLAICLVFGGLAAGYDLLFGRTGMLSFGHALYFAAGVYGTDVLVTRGGLPLWQAALFAVIGGTVLAALLGAVALRTVGIAFAMVTLAFAQVGAILVARDFGGLTGGEEGLPLDVSGLPPALVGVANTVNLYWLALAYLTLVVFVVHRVSGSPTGRVLAGLRDDERRIGVLGLDPYRFKLVAFTLAGGLATAGGVVYCLIVGGASPHVTSSELTLSLLVMVVLGGPGTRWGPVLGGVLYMYLDHRLTAFGSSDAVDNLPAFLSHPLSQPLFVLGTVFILAVYFFPGGLASLRTRLTPLLTALRRP from the coding sequence ATGACCGACTCGATGGTCGACGCACCGCCGGCCGCGGTGCCGGCGGAGCTGACCCCGGCCCGCCGGCGCTGGCACGGTCTGCGGCCGTACCTGCCGCTGCTGGCGCTGGTGGTGGCGGCGATCGTGCCGTACTCGACGGTGAACCTGCCGGGAGTCTTCGAGGGGCCGCTGAACTCGCCGGGCACCCTGCAACTGCTCGCCATCTGCCTGGTCTTCGGCGGCCTCGCGGCCGGCTACGACCTGCTCTTCGGCCGCACCGGGATGCTCTCCTTCGGGCACGCCCTCTACTTCGCCGCCGGCGTGTACGGCACCGACGTCCTGGTCACCCGCGGCGGGCTGCCGCTGTGGCAGGCCGCGCTGTTCGCGGTCATCGGGGGGACGGTCCTCGCCGCGCTGCTCGGTGCGGTGGCGCTGCGTACCGTCGGGATCGCCTTCGCCATGGTGACCCTCGCGTTCGCCCAGGTCGGGGCGATCCTGGTGGCCCGGGACTTCGGCGGGCTCACCGGCGGCGAGGAGGGGCTGCCGCTGGACGTCTCCGGGCTGCCGCCGGCCCTGGTCGGCGTGGCGAACACGGTGAACCTCTACTGGCTGGCGCTGGCGTACCTGACGCTGGTGGTCTTCGTGGTGCACCGGGTGAGCGGCTCACCGACGGGGCGGGTGCTGGCGGGGCTGCGCGACGACGAGCGGCGGATCGGGGTGCTCGGGCTCGACCCGTACCGGTTCAAGCTGGTCGCGTTCACCCTGGCCGGCGGGTTGGCGACGGCCGGTGGGGTGGTCTACTGCCTGATCGTCGGCGGCGCCTCCCCGCACGTCACCTCCTCCGAGCTGACCCTGTCGCTGCTGGTCATGGTGGTGCTCGGCGGTCCCGGCACCCGCTGGGGCCCGGTCCTCGGCGGCGTCCTCTACATGTACCTCGACCACCGCCTCACCGCCTTCGGCAGCAGCGACGCCGTCGACAACCTCCCGGCGTTCCTCAGCCACCCCCTGTCCCAGCCCCTCTTCGTCCTGGGCACCGTCTTCATCCTGGCTGTCTACTTCTTCCCCGGCGGCCTGGCCAGCCTCCGCACCCGTCTGACCCCCCTCCTCACCGCCCTCCGCCGCCCCTGA
- a CDS encoding TetR/AcrR family transcriptional regulator: MTAVGNGAQTAGRPTRLPRSARRKQLLAAAQEVFVAQGYHAAAMDDIAERAGVSKPVLYQHFPGKMELYLALLDTHCDAIVAQVHDAMRGTIDNKERVSASVRAYFDFVDHESEAFRLVFESDLRNDPAVRQRVERVEQGCIAAITDTIISDTGVSRAHAELLASGLVGAAETAAQFWLAGGRQVPKAEAEALVAALSWRGIASFPLQGESA; encoded by the coding sequence ATGACCGCTGTGGGGAACGGTGCACAGACCGCCGGCCGTCCCACCCGCCTGCCCCGTTCGGCGCGCCGCAAGCAGTTGCTCGCGGCCGCCCAGGAGGTGTTCGTCGCCCAGGGTTACCACGCTGCGGCGATGGACGACATCGCCGAGCGGGCCGGGGTCTCCAAGCCGGTGCTCTACCAGCACTTCCCGGGCAAGATGGAGCTCTACCTGGCGCTGCTGGACACGCACTGCGACGCCATCGTGGCGCAGGTGCACGACGCGATGCGCGGCACCATCGACAACAAGGAGCGGGTCAGCGCGTCGGTGCGCGCGTACTTCGACTTCGTCGACCACGAGAGCGAGGCGTTCCGCCTGGTCTTCGAGTCGGACCTGCGCAACGACCCGGCCGTCCGGCAGCGGGTGGAGCGGGTCGAGCAGGGCTGCATCGCGGCGATCACCGACACCATCATCTCGGACACCGGTGTCAGTCGGGCGCACGCCGAGCTGCTCGCCTCCGGCCTGGTCGGGGCGGCGGAGACGGCGGCGCAGTTCTGGCTGGCCGGTGGCCGGCAGGTGCCGAAGGCGGAGGCGGAGGCGCTGGTCGCCGCGCTGTCCTGGCGGGGCATCGCCAGCTTCCCGCTGCAAGGTGAGTCAGCCTGA
- a CDS encoding BTAD domain-containing putative transcriptional regulator → MSGTLRFEILGPQRAWYADRELDLGPGKQRAVLAVLLLSAGRPVPTGQIVDAVWPEEPPANGPNVVQKYVAGLRRVLEPDRSPRTPGQVLTLTDAGYLLRITPEAVDAVRFERGVQRARQRHAAGRTAEALAELTAALKLWQGEPFTGFAGPVFEAARHRLVELRAVALETRVELELASGRHRELVGELVELVAEFPVRERLRYQLMLALHRGGRQAEALAAYREFADLLREEYGIEPGEVLQELHRRVLRSDPTLLEAVPTEPAAAVPTEPVTAAPAEERPDGSESAAGQRRDPLVPAGTPDLLVPASTPDAPASPPAGFAPPVVTGFAPVPAATTSSVAPVAASRSAPGIGSPPGPVGSPVALPGPPVGPPAPFLPPPRYEQSPVRPQPVPRWLSVGATIVGTLTALLSFALLTWLVVLVYAIWRRSLRNGLAALCYLAFGVTVIMVIGNSDPEAEVTDAEGLLILTWLLVWILGVLHTILLNGAVWAAITGRPPGRPAPVPDDRRVRREQARYLLYHYPAARQELHIGRPDLRRTFDDGGLVDINAVGERGLAGLPGMTAAQARQVAMDRWLRGPFGSMEELAARCLLPPLLTDSLRDLLVFLPPLPESTPPTTPLQRS, encoded by the coding sequence ATGTCAGGAACGCTGCGTTTCGAGATCCTCGGCCCTCAGCGGGCCTGGTACGCCGACCGGGAACTCGACCTGGGCCCCGGCAAGCAGCGTGCAGTGCTGGCCGTGCTGTTGCTCTCCGCCGGCCGCCCGGTGCCCACCGGGCAGATCGTCGACGCGGTCTGGCCGGAGGAGCCGCCCGCGAACGGCCCCAACGTGGTGCAGAAGTACGTCGCCGGGCTGCGCCGGGTGCTGGAGCCGGACCGCTCGCCGCGTACGCCCGGGCAGGTGCTGACCCTGACCGACGCCGGGTACCTGCTCCGGATCACGCCGGAGGCGGTGGACGCGGTCCGCTTCGAGCGTGGCGTCCAGCGGGCCCGGCAGCGGCATGCGGCGGGGCGTACGGCCGAGGCCCTGGCCGAGCTGACGGCGGCCCTGAAGCTCTGGCAGGGGGAGCCGTTCACCGGGTTCGCCGGGCCGGTCTTCGAGGCCGCCCGGCACCGGCTGGTCGAGCTGCGGGCCGTCGCCCTGGAGACCCGCGTCGAGCTGGAGCTGGCGAGCGGGCGGCACCGCGAGCTGGTCGGCGAACTGGTCGAGCTGGTGGCCGAGTTCCCGGTCCGGGAGCGGCTGCGGTACCAGTTGATGCTGGCGCTGCATCGCGGCGGCCGGCAGGCGGAGGCGCTCGCCGCGTACCGGGAGTTCGCCGACCTGCTCCGGGAGGAGTACGGCATCGAGCCGGGCGAGGTGCTCCAGGAGTTGCACCGCCGCGTCCTCCGCTCCGACCCGACGCTGCTGGAGGCGGTCCCGACCGAGCCGGCCGCGGCGGTCCCGACCGAGCCGGTAACGGCGGCTCCGGCCGAGGAGCGGCCGGACGGGTCGGAGTCGGCCGCCGGGCAGCGGCGCGACCCGCTCGTTCCGGCGGGCACGCCCGACCTGCTCGTCCCCGCGAGCACGCCCGACGCGCCGGCCTCGCCGCCGGCCGGGTTCGCGCCGCCGGTCGTCACCGGCTTCGCGCCCGTACCCGCAGCGACCACGAGCTCCGTGGCGCCGGTCGCCGCCTCCAGGTCCGCGCCGGGCATCGGCTCACCGCCCGGACCGGTCGGCTCGCCGGTCGCCCTCCCCGGGCCGCCGGTCGGCCCGCCCGCCCCGTTCCTGCCGCCACCGCGATACGAGCAGTCACCCGTCCGCCCCCAGCCGGTGCCGCGTTGGCTGAGTGTGGGCGCCACGATCGTGGGCACGCTCACCGCGCTGCTCTCCTTCGCCCTGCTCACCTGGCTGGTGGTGCTCGTCTACGCGATCTGGCGGCGTAGCTTGCGCAACGGGCTCGCCGCCCTCTGCTACCTGGCCTTCGGCGTCACGGTGATCATGGTGATCGGCAACAGCGACCCGGAGGCGGAGGTCACCGATGCCGAGGGGTTGCTCATCCTGACCTGGCTGCTGGTCTGGATCCTCGGCGTCCTGCACACGATCCTGCTCAACGGAGCCGTCTGGGCGGCGATCACCGGCCGCCCGCCGGGCCGGCCGGCACCCGTTCCCGACGACCGGCGGGTACGCCGCGAGCAGGCCCGGTACCTGCTCTACCACTACCCGGCGGCGCGGCAGGAGCTGCACATCGGCCGGCCCGACCTGCGCCGCACGTTCGACGACGGGGGCCTGGTCGACATCAACGCGGTGGGGGAGAGGGGGCTCGCCGGCCTGCCCGGGATGACCGCCGCGCAGGCCCGGCAGGTCGCGATGGACCGCTGGCTCCGCGGCCCGTTCGGCTCGATGGAGGAGCTGGCCGCTCGCTGCCTCCTCCCGCCGCTGCTCACCGACTCCCTCCGCGACCTCCTGGTCTTCCTCCCCCCGCTCCCCGAGTCCACCCCGCCGACCACCCCGCTCCAGCGGAGTTGA
- a CDS encoding heavy-metal-associated domain-containing protein translates to MTEQRPVTQTYAVTGMTCEHCVRAVAGELSALPGVQDVRVDLSAGTATVTSAAPLPVESVRAAVDEAGYELAGGVA, encoded by the coding sequence ATGACCGAGCAGCGACCCGTCACGCAGACGTACGCCGTCACCGGGATGACCTGCGAGCACTGCGTGCGGGCGGTCGCCGGGGAGCTGTCAGCCCTGCCCGGTGTGCAGGACGTCCGGGTGGACCTGAGCGCCGGCACCGCCACCGTCACCAGCGCCGCGCCGCTGCCGGTGGAGTCGGTCCGGGCCGCAGTCGACGAGGCTGGCTATGAGCTGGCCGGCGGCGTTGCCTGA
- a CDS encoding branched-chain amino acid ABC transporter permease, protein MSAVVLLTLTGLGLAALYFLVASGLSLVFGLADVLNFAHGLFLGVGAYATWWAAGNLPGAGSDGFGFVVAVAFGVLAGALVAVLVELVLIRPLYSRTIEQVLVTVGLSLAGVALLQATWGADARPFPRPAWTRDVTGVLGANVPNAGLLLIVAAAVVLGGLLAFLRWTRYGLVIRAGVENREMVTALGIDVRKAFTLVFALGGAAAALAGALGGIYFGTVSPGQGGSLLIFAFIVVVIGGMGSVVGSAYAAVAVGLLQQFVNYYGTSGLGDLCVVGLLAVVLLLRPQGLAGKVAHA, encoded by the coding sequence ATGAGCGCCGTCGTCCTGCTGACGCTGACCGGGCTGGGGCTGGCGGCGCTCTACTTCCTGGTCGCCTCCGGGCTCTCCCTCGTCTTCGGCCTCGCCGACGTGCTCAACTTCGCGCACGGCCTCTTCCTCGGCGTCGGGGCGTACGCGACGTGGTGGGCGGCCGGCAACCTGCCCGGCGCCGGTTCCGACGGGTTCGGGTTCGTGGTGGCGGTCGCCTTCGGCGTGCTCGCCGGGGCGCTGGTCGCGGTGCTGGTCGAGCTGGTGCTGATCCGGCCGCTCTACTCCCGCACCATCGAGCAGGTGCTGGTCACCGTCGGCCTGTCGCTGGCCGGGGTGGCGCTGCTCCAGGCCACCTGGGGCGCCGACGCCCGCCCGTTCCCCCGTCCGGCGTGGACCCGGGACGTGACCGGGGTCCTCGGCGCGAACGTGCCGAACGCCGGGCTGCTGCTGATCGTCGCCGCGGCGGTGGTCCTCGGCGGGCTGCTCGCCTTCCTCCGCTGGACCAGGTACGGCCTGGTGATCCGGGCCGGCGTGGAGAACCGGGAGATGGTGACCGCGCTCGGCATCGACGTCCGCAAGGCGTTCACCCTGGTCTTCGCGCTCGGCGGGGCGGCCGCCGCGCTGGCCGGCGCGCTCGGTGGGATCTACTTCGGCACCGTGTCGCCCGGGCAGGGCGGCTCGCTGCTGATCTTCGCCTTCATCGTGGTGGTGATCGGCGGAATGGGCTCGGTGGTCGGGTCCGCGTACGCGGCGGTCGCGGTGGGGCTGCTGCAACAGTTCGTGAACTACTACGGCACCTCCGGCCTGGGCGACCTCTGCGTGGTCGGGCTGCTCGCCGTGGTGCTGCTGCTGCGCCCGCAGGGGCTGGCCGGAAAGGTTGCGCACGCATGA
- a CDS encoding class I SAM-dependent methyltransferase gives MPEPLDAALTEVRALLLDPALTRAVAAGKRRGHRPSVVRAELRPVTLKGGPRLQISTSDGARPYTRNVAPGAEAGAAVDALLAEPFGNWHVETADATLQLRVTKSGEAQVHRAAASRPAAEPGGHDREKDYLLDPGDPIFAEIGGSAAKRRQVDAFLRALAATLPDDLTGPLRVVDLGCGNAYLTFAAHRYLTARGLDVELVGVDVREDQRRRNSELAARLGWADQVRFVAGTIADAVVEPAPDLVLALHACDTATDEALARAVRWDARWVLAAPCCHHDIAAQLRSRPAPGPYDLLTRQGILRERFADVLTDALRAGLLRLHGYRAEVVEFVDSRHTPRNLLIRARRTGTSPTDAQRAEYRDLVDQWRVTPRLETLLSGAATDGPAA, from the coding sequence ATGCCGGAACCGTTGGACGCCGCCCTGACCGAGGTCCGGGCGCTGCTGCTCGACCCCGCGCTGACCCGGGCGGTCGCCGCCGGAAAACGCCGGGGGCACCGGCCCTCGGTGGTCCGCGCCGAGCTGCGGCCGGTCACCCTCAAGGGCGGCCCGCGCCTGCAGATCTCCACCTCCGACGGGGCCCGGCCGTACACCCGGAACGTGGCGCCCGGCGCGGAGGCCGGCGCGGCGGTCGACGCGCTGCTGGCCGAGCCGTTCGGCAACTGGCACGTGGAGACGGCCGACGCGACGCTGCAACTGCGGGTGACCAAGTCGGGCGAGGCGCAGGTGCACCGGGCGGCGGCGAGCCGGCCGGCGGCCGAGCCGGGCGGCCACGACCGGGAGAAGGACTACCTGCTCGACCCGGGTGATCCGATCTTCGCCGAGATCGGCGGCTCGGCGGCGAAGCGCCGCCAGGTGGACGCGTTCCTCCGGGCGCTGGCCGCGACCCTGCCGGACGACCTGACCGGCCCACTGCGCGTGGTCGACCTGGGCTGCGGCAACGCGTACCTGACCTTCGCGGCCCACCGCTACCTCACCGCGCGCGGGCTCGACGTGGAACTGGTCGGGGTGGACGTGCGCGAGGACCAGCGCCGGCGCAACAGCGAGCTGGCCGCGCGGCTGGGCTGGGCGGACCAGGTCCGCTTCGTCGCCGGCACCATCGCCGACGCAGTGGTCGAGCCGGCCCCGGACCTGGTGCTGGCGCTGCACGCCTGCGACACCGCCACGGACGAGGCGCTGGCCCGCGCCGTCCGGTGGGATGCCCGCTGGGTGCTCGCCGCGCCCTGCTGCCACCACGACATCGCGGCCCAGCTGCGCTCCCGGCCGGCGCCCGGGCCGTACGACCTGCTCACCCGGCAGGGCATTCTGCGCGAGCGGTTCGCGGACGTGCTGACCGACGCGCTCCGGGCCGGGCTGCTCCGGTTGCACGGCTACCGGGCGGAGGTGGTCGAGTTCGTCGACTCCCGGCACACCCCGCGGAACCTGCTGATCCGGGCCCGCCGGACCGGGACGTCCCCGACCGACGCCCAGCGGGCGGAGTACCGGGACCTGGTCGACCAGTGGCGCGTCACGCCGCGGCTGGAGACCCTGCTGTCCGGGGCGGCGACCGACGGGCCGGCGGCCTAG
- a CDS encoding RecQ family ATP-dependent DNA helicase, translating into MSQDRAAVRERAEAVLRRLAGEHARLREDQWRAIEALVVDRRRVLCVQRTGWGKSAVYFVATALLRERPDAAGPTVIVSPLLALMRNQVESAARAGIRARTINSANLDEWDEITGEIHAGAVDVLLISPERLNNPDFRDTVLPKLAATTGLLVVDEAHCVSDWGHDFRPDYRRLRTFLGNLPERTPVLATTATANERVTADVAEQLGDALVLRGTLDRESLRLGVLDLPSPAHRLAWLADHLDRLPGSGIIYTLTVAAAGETAEFLRARGWSVASYTGQAEDADRRAAEQDLLDNKIKALVATSALGMGFDKPDLGFVVHLGAPPSPIAYYQQVGRAGRAVEHAEVLLLPGVEDAAIWRYFASLAFPPEEQVRAVLAALPTDRPMSTQALEPVVDLRRARLELMLKVLDVDGAVRRVRGGWLATGEPWVYDEARLRRVAQARTAEQQAMREYATTPGCRMRYLRECLDDAEAGDCGRCDRCAGPLFAAEVSDAALTAAQTFLGRPGVEIAPKKLWPTGLEAVGVPLKGRIPPAEQALAGRAVGRLSDLGWGGRLRGLVGPDAADGPVPDDVAAAVVEVLKAWAHGDDPWPRRPVGVVAVGSRTHPALVDSLAGRIATVGRLPLLGQVVPNGPAGAGGPRGNSAQRVRALHDAFTVPDELAAVVAGLDGPVLLVDDLVDSGWTTTMVARLLRRAGAPDVLPLALAVAG; encoded by the coding sequence ATGAGCCAGGATCGGGCGGCGGTACGGGAGCGGGCCGAGGCGGTGCTGCGCCGGCTGGCCGGCGAGCACGCCCGGCTGCGGGAGGACCAGTGGCGGGCGATCGAGGCGCTGGTGGTGGACCGGCGCCGGGTGCTCTGCGTGCAGCGCACCGGGTGGGGCAAGTCGGCGGTCTACTTCGTCGCCACCGCCCTCCTGCGGGAGCGCCCCGACGCCGCCGGCCCGACCGTGATCGTCTCGCCGCTGCTGGCGCTGATGCGCAACCAGGTGGAGTCGGCGGCGCGCGCCGGCATCCGGGCCCGCACCATCAACTCCGCCAACCTGGACGAGTGGGACGAGATCACCGGCGAGATCCACGCCGGCGCGGTGGACGTGCTGCTGATCAGCCCGGAACGGCTCAACAACCCCGACTTCCGGGACACCGTGCTGCCGAAGCTGGCCGCCACCACCGGCCTGCTGGTGGTGGACGAGGCGCACTGCGTCTCCGACTGGGGGCACGACTTCCGGCCGGACTACCGCCGGCTGCGGACCTTCCTCGGCAACCTGCCCGAGCGGACGCCCGTGCTCGCCACCACCGCCACCGCCAACGAGCGGGTCACCGCCGACGTCGCCGAGCAACTGGGTGACGCCCTGGTGCTGCGGGGCACGCTCGACCGGGAGTCGCTCCGGCTGGGCGTACTCGACCTGCCGAGCCCGGCGCACCGGCTGGCCTGGCTCGCCGACCACCTGGACCGGCTCCCCGGCTCGGGGATCATCTACACGTTGACCGTCGCGGCGGCCGGGGAGACCGCCGAGTTCCTGCGGGCCCGGGGCTGGTCGGTGGCCTCCTACACCGGCCAGGCCGAGGACGCCGACCGCCGGGCCGCCGAGCAGGACCTGCTCGACAACAAGATCAAGGCGCTGGTCGCCACCAGCGCGCTGGGCATGGGCTTCGACAAGCCGGACCTCGGCTTCGTGGTGCACCTCGGCGCGCCGCCCTCGCCGATCGCCTACTACCAGCAGGTCGGCCGCGCCGGCCGGGCCGTGGAGCACGCCGAGGTGCTGCTCCTGCCCGGCGTCGAGGACGCGGCCATCTGGCGCTACTTCGCCTCCCTGGCCTTCCCACCGGAGGAGCAGGTCCGCGCGGTGCTCGCCGCGCTGCCCACCGACCGGCCGATGTCCACCCAGGCCCTCGAACCGGTCGTCGACCTGCGCCGGGCCCGGCTGGAGCTGATGCTCAAGGTGCTCGACGTGGACGGCGCGGTCCGCCGGGTCCGCGGCGGCTGGCTCGCCACCGGCGAGCCGTGGGTCTACGACGAGGCCCGGTTGCGCCGCGTCGCCCAGGCGCGCACCGCCGAGCAGCAGGCCATGCGGGAGTACGCGACCACGCCCGGCTGCCGGATGCGCTACCTGCGGGAATGCCTGGACGACGCCGAGGCGGGCGACTGCGGCCGGTGCGACCGCTGCGCCGGCCCACTCTTCGCCGCCGAGGTCTCCGACGCCGCGCTCACCGCCGCGCAGACCTTCCTCGGCCGCCCCGGCGTGGAGATCGCGCCCAAGAAGCTCTGGCCGACCGGGCTGGAGGCGGTGGGCGTACCCCTGAAGGGCCGGATCCCGCCGGCGGAGCAGGCGCTGGCCGGGCGGGCCGTGGGACGGCTGTCCGACCTGGGCTGGGGTGGGCGGCTGCGCGGCCTGGTCGGGCCGGACGCGGCGGACGGACCGGTCCCGGACGACGTGGCCGCGGCCGTGGTGGAGGTGCTGAAGGCCTGGGCGCACGGCGACGACCCGTGGCCGCGCCGCCCGGTCGGCGTGGTCGCGGTGGGCTCCCGCACGCACCCCGCGCTGGTCGACTCGCTCGCCGGGCGGATCGCCACCGTGGGCCGGCTGCCGCTGCTCGGCCAGGTGGTCCCGAACGGTCCGGCCGGGGCCGGCGGGCCGCGCGGCAACAGCGCCCAGCGGGTACGCGCCCTGCACGACGCCTTCACCGTCCCCGACGAACTGGCCGCCGTCGTCGCCGGGCTGGACGGGCCGGTGCTGCTCGTCGACGATCTGGTCGACTCGGGCTGGACGACGACCATGGTGGCCCGGCTGCTGCGCCGGGCCGGCGCCCCCGACGTCCTGCCCCTCGCCCTCGCCGTGGCCGGCTGA
- a CDS encoding DUF3107 domain-containing protein yields MEVKIGVQYAPRELVLESAQSPAEIEQIVTDAFAKDEGTLSLTDEKGRRVIVPVNKVAYVEIAEASPRAVGFTVR; encoded by the coding sequence GTGGAGGTCAAGATCGGGGTGCAGTACGCGCCGCGCGAGCTGGTCCTGGAGAGCGCGCAGTCGCCGGCCGAGATCGAGCAGATCGTGACCGACGCCTTCGCCAAGGACGAGGGCACCCTCTCCCTGACCGACGAGAAGGGCCGACGGGTCATCGTGCCGGTCAACAAGGTCGCCTACGTCGAGATCGCGGAGGCCTCGCCCCGCGCGGTCGGGTTCACCGTCCGCTGA
- a CDS encoding DEAD/DEAH box helicase: MSEQIQDNTGQELAPTAPVRPEAPTFAELGARAETVEALAAAGITRAFAIQEYALPIALRGVDLIGQAPTGTGKTLGFGVPLLERVFAPAEGGDGVPQALVVVPTRELGIQVAKDLDAAGRTRGIRVLPIYGGVAYEPQIEALRRGVEILVGTPGRLMDLQKQKHLRLDRVRALVLDEADRMLDLGFLDDVEKILAMLPEDRQTMLFSATMPDPIVALSRRFLRRPVTIHAGHTAETGPSPQTQQLVYRTHSMNKVEIVARILQAEGRGLTMIFTRTKRAADRVAEDLDFRGFAVAAVHGDLGQGARERALRAFRAGKIDILVATDVAARGLDVTGVTHVINYDCPEDQDTYTHRIGRTGRAGATGVAVTFVDWDDMPRWRIIDKTLGLEMPEPPETYHTSPHLYTDLDISRDVTGTLPTAERTRAGLAAEVEEDLGGGRSRRGESRGRGERGDRERGRGRGGDAAATPEGGTPADAAAEEGTRTPRRRRRRRAGEAVAGEPTAVITAEGGAEPAATASAEGEAASKPRRRRRRRGGGSGAGTPAEATAD, translated from the coding sequence ATGAGCGAGCAGATTCAGGACAACACGGGCCAGGAACTGGCTCCCACCGCTCCGGTCCGTCCGGAGGCTCCCACTTTCGCCGAGCTCGGCGCCCGCGCGGAGACCGTCGAGGCCCTGGCCGCCGCCGGCATCACCCGCGCGTTCGCCATCCAGGAGTACGCGCTGCCGATCGCGCTGCGCGGCGTCGACCTGATCGGCCAGGCGCCGACCGGCACCGGCAAGACCCTCGGCTTCGGCGTACCGCTGCTGGAGCGGGTCTTCGCCCCCGCCGAGGGCGGCGACGGCGTGCCGCAGGCGCTGGTCGTCGTACCCACCCGCGAGCTGGGCATCCAGGTCGCCAAGGACCTCGACGCCGCCGGTCGCACCCGGGGCATCCGGGTGCTGCCGATCTACGGCGGCGTGGCGTACGAGCCGCAGATCGAGGCGCTCCGCCGGGGCGTCGAGATCCTGGTCGGCACGCCCGGCCGGCTGATGGACCTGCAGAAGCAGAAGCACCTGCGGCTCGACCGGGTGCGCGCGCTGGTTCTCGACGAGGCCGACCGGATGCTCGACCTGGGCTTCCTCGACGACGTCGAGAAGATCCTCGCGATGCTGCCGGAGGACCGGCAGACCATGCTCTTCTCGGCCACCATGCCGGACCCGATCGTCGCCCTGTCCCGGCGCTTCCTGCGCCGGCCGGTGACCATCCACGCCGGGCACACCGCCGAGACCGGCCCGTCGCCGCAGACGCAGCAGCTGGTCTACCGCACCCACTCGATGAACAAGGTCGAGATCGTCGCGCGCATCCTGCAGGCGGAGGGGCGCGGCCTGACCATGATCTTCACCCGGACCAAGCGGGCCGCCGACCGGGTCGCCGAGGACCTCGACTTCCGCGGCTTCGCGGTCGCCGCCGTTCACGGGGACCTGGGCCAGGGCGCCCGGGAGCGGGCGCTGCGGGCGTTCCGCGCCGGCAAGATCGACATCCTGGTCGCCACCGACGTGGCGGCGCGCGGGCTCGACGTCACCGGCGTCACCCACGTCATCAACTACGACTGCCCCGAGGACCAGGACACCTACACCCACCGGATCGGTCGTACCGGCCGGGCCGGGGCGACCGGTGTCGCGGTGACCTTCGTCGACTGGGACGACATGCCCCGCTGGCGGATCATCGACAAGACGCTCGGGCTGGAGATGCCGGAGCCGCCGGAGACGTACCACACCTCTCCGCACCTCTACACCGACCTGGACATCTCCCGGGACGTCACCGGCACCCTGCCGACCGCCGAGCGCACCCGCGCCGGGCTGGCGGCGGAGGTCGAGGAGGACCTCGGCGGTGGCCGGTCCCGGCGCGGCGAGAGCCGTGGCCGGGGCGAGCGCGGCGACCGCGAGCGTGGCCGGGGCCGGGGCGGCGACGCGGCGGCCACGCCGGAGGGCGGGACGCCCGCCGACGCCGCCGCCGAGGAGGGCACCCGTACCCCGCGCCGGCGGCGTCGCCGCCGGGCCGGCGAGGCGGTGGCCGGCGAGCCCACCGCGGTGATCACCGCCGAGGGCGGCGCCGAGCCGGCCGCGACGGCCTCCGCCGAGGGCGAGGCGGCGTCGAAGCCGCGCCGCCGCCGGCGCCGTCGTGGTGGCGGTTCGGGCGCCGGTACGCCGGCCGAGGCGACCGCCGACTGA
- a CDS encoding helix-turn-helix domain-containing protein, protein MGSAEVSPQMAFARFVRRAIDNAREERGWTVTDLATHTGVGRSTVFRWLAGDWQDYPELAKVRGFCAALDLPVAAAFRALGLPDAGAAPRRRAEDGPVEADVRVILERLADPTVPAEEKHHIRDLLRYLARRPVRRAG, encoded by the coding sequence ATGGGTTCCGCAGAGGTTTCACCACAGATGGCCTTCGCGCGCTTCGTGCGCCGGGCCATCGACAACGCCCGTGAAGAACGCGGCTGGACGGTGACCGACCTGGCCACGCACACCGGCGTGGGCCGGTCCACCGTGTTCCGCTGGCTCGCCGGCGACTGGCAGGACTACCCCGAGCTGGCCAAGGTGCGTGGCTTCTGCGCCGCCCTCGACCTGCCGGTGGCGGCCGCCTTCCGGGCCCTCGGGCTGCCGGACGCCGGCGCCGCGCCGCGCCGCCGCGCCGAGGACGGGCCGGTGGAGGCGGACGTCCGGGTGATCCTGGAGCGGCTGGCCGATCCCACCGTTCCCGCCGAGGAGAAACACCACATCCGCGACCTGCTCCGCTACCTGGCCCGCCGCCCGGTCCGCCGGGCCGGCTGA